A window from Hemibagrus wyckioides isolate EC202008001 linkage group LG19, SWU_Hwy_1.0, whole genome shotgun sequence encodes these proteins:
- the pacsin2 gene encoding protein kinase C and casein kinase substrate in neurons protein 2 isoform X2, with the protein MSDYTDSLTDVSSDSFWEVGNYKRTVKRVEDGNRLCNDLMNCIHERARIEKAYAQQLTEWAKRWRQLIDKGPQYGTVERGWCALMTEAEKVSDLHMEIKGVLMGEDFEKVKNWQKDAYHKQMIGGLKETKEAEDGFRKAQKPWAKKLKEVDLMKKAYHTACKEEKLATTRENNSKLESNNPESQKKLQDKVEKCQQDVQKSKERYEKALEELDKVTPQYMENMEQVFEQWQQFEDKRLHFFKELLLDVKQHLDLSTNHKFQDVYQTLEDTIQAADTGEDLKWFRSNHGPGMPMNWPQFEDWSVDLNRMLSRREKKKPGDEVTLTGINQTGERAAKTNNSTSNVEKTRDSSDEETGNPFAADTNGNGNPFEDEPGSPRVSVPVRALYDYEGQEQDELSFKAGDEFIKIGEEDEQGWCKGRLKDGQVGLYPANYVEDIQ; encoded by the exons ATGTCTGACTACACTGACTCTTTGACTGATGTCTCCAGTGACAGTTTTTGGGAG GTTGGTAATTACAAACGGACTGTAAAGCGGGTGGAAGATGGGAATCGTCTGTGTAACGACTTGATGAACTGTATTCACGAGCGAGCCCGCATTGAAAAGGCATATGCACAGCAACTGACTGAATGGGCCAAGCGCTGGAGACAACTGATAGACAAAG GGCCTCAGTATGGGACGGTGGAGCGGGGCTGGTGTGCCCTGATGACAGAAGCGGAGAAGGTCAGTGATCTCCATATGGAAATAAAGGGTGTTCTCATGGGGGAGGACtttgaaaaagtgaaaaacTGGCAGAAAGACGCCTACCACAAGCAGATGATCGGCGGGCTGAAGGAAACCAAAGAGGCTGAAGATGGCTTTCGCAAAGCTCAAAAACCTTGGGCCAAGAAACTTAAAGAG GTGGATTTGATGAAGAAGGCCTACCACACAGCCTGTAAGGAAGAAAAGTTGGCCACCACCAGGGAGAACAACAGTAAGCTGGAGAGCAACAATCCTGAGTCCCAGAAAAAGCTCCAAGACAAAGTAGAGAAGTGCCAGCAGGATGTGCAAAAG TCTAAGGAGCGCTATGAGAAGGCCCTGGAGGAGCTGGATAAGGTAACACCTCAGTacatggagaacatggagcAGGTGTTTGAGCAGTGGCAGCAGTTTGAGGACAAGAGACTGCACTTCTTCAAAGAACTTTTGCTGGATGTTAAACAACACCTCGACCTCTCTACCAATCACAA GTTCCAGGACGTGTACCAGACATTGGAGGACACAATCCAGGCAGCCGACACAGGGGAAGATCTGAAATGGTTCCGTTCCAACCATGGCCCAGGCATGCCGATGAACTGGCCTCAGTTTGAG gaCTGGTCTGTAGACTTAAATCGGATGCTGAGtcggagagaaaaaaagaagccaGGCGATGAAGTAACGCTTACAGGCATCAATCAAACAGGAGAACGAGCAGCCAAGACCAATAACAG TACCAGCAATGTGGAGAAGACACGGGATTCGTCAGATGAAGAGACCGGGAACCCTTTTGCAGCAGACACCAATGGAAATGGGAATCCGTTTGAGGACGAGCCAGGTTCTCCCAGGGTTTCGGTTCCTGTACGAGCTCTATATGACTATGAGGGCCAGGAGCAGGATGAGCTGAGCTTCAAAGCAG GTGATGAATTTATTAAAATCGGAGAGGAGGATGAGCAGGGGTGGTGCAAAGGACGCCTGAAAGATGGCCAGGTTGGACTCTACCCAGCTAATTACGTGGAGGACATTCAGTGa
- the pacsin2 gene encoding protein kinase C and casein kinase substrate in neurons protein 2 isoform X1, whose protein sequence is MSDYTDSLTDVSSDSFWEVGNYKRTVKRVEDGNRLCNDLMNCIHERARIEKAYAQQLTEWAKRWRQLIDKGPQYGTVERGWCALMTEAEKVSDLHMEIKGVLMGEDFEKVKNWQKDAYHKQMIGGLKETKEAEDGFRKAQKPWAKKLKEVDLMKKAYHTACKEEKLATTRENNSKLESNNPESQKKLQDKVEKCQQDVQKSKERYEKALEELDKVTPQYMENMEQVFEQWQQFEDKRLHFFKELLLDVKQHLDLSTNHKFQDVYQTLEDTIQAADTGEDLKWFRSNHGPGMPMNWPQFEDWSVDLNRMLSRREKKKPGDEVTLTGINQTGERAAKTNNSLTVPSSTEAVGLNPFDDEDDEEETPPAQPNSSPASVKKEEVVAKITSNVEKTRDSSDEETGNPFAADTNGNGNPFEDEPGSPRVSVPVRALYDYEGQEQDELSFKAGDEFIKIGEEDEQGWCKGRLKDGQVGLYPANYVEDIQ, encoded by the exons ATGTCTGACTACACTGACTCTTTGACTGATGTCTCCAGTGACAGTTTTTGGGAG GTTGGTAATTACAAACGGACTGTAAAGCGGGTGGAAGATGGGAATCGTCTGTGTAACGACTTGATGAACTGTATTCACGAGCGAGCCCGCATTGAAAAGGCATATGCACAGCAACTGACTGAATGGGCCAAGCGCTGGAGACAACTGATAGACAAAG GGCCTCAGTATGGGACGGTGGAGCGGGGCTGGTGTGCCCTGATGACAGAAGCGGAGAAGGTCAGTGATCTCCATATGGAAATAAAGGGTGTTCTCATGGGGGAGGACtttgaaaaagtgaaaaacTGGCAGAAAGACGCCTACCACAAGCAGATGATCGGCGGGCTGAAGGAAACCAAAGAGGCTGAAGATGGCTTTCGCAAAGCTCAAAAACCTTGGGCCAAGAAACTTAAAGAG GTGGATTTGATGAAGAAGGCCTACCACACAGCCTGTAAGGAAGAAAAGTTGGCCACCACCAGGGAGAACAACAGTAAGCTGGAGAGCAACAATCCTGAGTCCCAGAAAAAGCTCCAAGACAAAGTAGAGAAGTGCCAGCAGGATGTGCAAAAG TCTAAGGAGCGCTATGAGAAGGCCCTGGAGGAGCTGGATAAGGTAACACCTCAGTacatggagaacatggagcAGGTGTTTGAGCAGTGGCAGCAGTTTGAGGACAAGAGACTGCACTTCTTCAAAGAACTTTTGCTGGATGTTAAACAACACCTCGACCTCTCTACCAATCACAA GTTCCAGGACGTGTACCAGACATTGGAGGACACAATCCAGGCAGCCGACACAGGGGAAGATCTGAAATGGTTCCGTTCCAACCATGGCCCAGGCATGCCGATGAACTGGCCTCAGTTTGAG gaCTGGTCTGTAGACTTAAATCGGATGCTGAGtcggagagaaaaaaagaagccaGGCGATGAAGTAACGCTTACAGGCATCAATCAAACAGGAGAACGAGCAGCCAAGACCAATAACAG CTTGACTGTGCCCAGTAGCACGGAAGCAGTGGGCTTAAACCCATTTgacgatgaggatgatgaagaggagacGCCACCAGCGCAGCCCAACAGCAGTCCAGCCAGTGTGAAAAAAGAGGAAGTTGTTGCCAAAAT TACCAGCAATGTGGAGAAGACACGGGATTCGTCAGATGAAGAGACCGGGAACCCTTTTGCAGCAGACACCAATGGAAATGGGAATCCGTTTGAGGACGAGCCAGGTTCTCCCAGGGTTTCGGTTCCTGTACGAGCTCTATATGACTATGAGGGCCAGGAGCAGGATGAGCTGAGCTTCAAAGCAG GTGATGAATTTATTAAAATCGGAGAGGAGGATGAGCAGGGGTGGTGCAAAGGACGCCTGAAAGATGGCCAGGTTGGACTCTACCCAGCTAATTACGTGGAGGACATTCAGTGa
- the arfgap3 gene encoding ADP-ribosylation factor GTPase-activating protein 3 yields MTEPTKHDISAIFKRLRAIPTNKACFDCSAKNPSWASITYGVFLCIDCSGTHRSLGVHLSFIRSTELDSNWSWFQLRCMQVGGNASASAFFNQHGCTTSETNAKYNSRAAKLYREKIKTMATQATRQHGTELWLDSQAPLSPTSPVEKQEDFFSQHTQNDGSSFLQNLNQPQETTLQDRNNNDDQEGPSVELLSVSPKAVLEPSIIKKKPAAAKKGLGAKKGGLGAQKVSSQSFSAQEKRAQAVDKLREESTTEKIAKPEEPVVASLRLAYQDLELQRKKDEEKMRGLEGKKKEQAERLGMGFSNRSGVSHSVLADMQTIQQETPTMAQSSTRSRKYSEDDDEEEGYFFIRTSSKYTNVEPQSSDQFFSQWEDIKKKEVKKPEPDIYLSSKTSSFEDRTTARRKAEPGPLPVSDDAQKKFGGAKAISSDMYFGKEDNTEYEARTRLERLSNNSAISSADLFDEQKKQTSSSYSLSNVLPSAPDMTQLKMGVRSVAGKLSVMASGVVSTIQDRYST; encoded by the exons ATGACGGAGCCCACTAAACACGACATTTCTGCCATCTTTAAGCGTCTACGCGCCATTCCTACGAATAAG GCATGTTTTGACTGCTCTGCGAAGAACCCAAGCTGGGCAAGCATCACCTATGGTGTTTTCCTGTGTATTGACTGCTCAGGGACACACCGTTCTCTAGGGGTGCATCTATCCTTTATCAG GTCTACTGAACTGGATTCCAACTGGTCCTGGTTTCAGCTGCGTTGCATGCAAGTCGGAGGAAATGCCAGCGct TCTGCCTTTTTTAACCAGCATGGTTGCACTACCAGTGAAACCAATGCCAAATATAACAGCCGTGCAGCCAAGCTTTACAGAGAGAAGATCAAGACTATGGCTACTCAGGCCACCAGACAGCACGGCACTGAG CTCTGGCTGGACAGTCAGGCTCCTCTCTCCCCTACATCTCCTGTGGAAAAGCAGGAAGACTTCTTCAGCCAGCACACACAG AATGATGGAAGTTCCTTTCTGCAAAATCTTAATCAACCACAGGAAACAACCTTGCAAGACAGAAATAATAATG ATGATCAAGAAGGCCCTTCCGTTGAGCTTCTCAGTGTTTCTCCAAAAGCTGTTCTAG AGCCTTCCATAATCAAAAAGAAGCCTGCAGCGGCTAAAAAAGGG CTGGGTGCTAAAAAAGGAGGTTTAGGGGCTCAAAAAGTGAGCAGCCAGAGTTTCTCAGCGCAGGAGAAGAGAGCTCAGGCTGTGGACAAACTCCGTGAAGAGTCCACCACTGAGAAGATCGCCAAGCCCGAAGAGCCAGT TGTGGCATCTCTGAGGCTGGCCTATCAGGATCTGGAGCTCCAGAGAAagaaggatgaggagaagaTGCGAGGGCTTGAGGGCAAGAAGAAGGAGCAGGCAGAGAGGCTTGGAATGGGGTTCTCCAACAGGAG TGGAGTGTCTCACTCTGTTCTTGCGGACATGCAGACAATTCAGCAGGAGACTCCCACTATGGCCCAATCCTCCACCCGTTCCAGGAAGTacagtgaggatgatgatgaggaagagggATACTTCTTCATTCG AACCTCCTCCAAGTATACTAATGTTGAGCCCCAGTCATCTGACCAGTTCTTCTCCCAGTGGGAGGACATCAAGAAGAAAGAAGTCAAGAAACCAGAGCCTGATATTTATTTGAGCTCCAAGACATCATCATTCGAAGACAG gaCTACAGCCAGGAGAAAAGCGGAGCCAGGACCGTTACCTGTCTCTGATGACGCCCAAAAGAAATTCGGTGGTGCAAAAGCCATCTCCTCTGACATGTATTTTGGTAAAGAGGACAACACTGAG TATGAAGCAAGGACTCGACTGGAGCGTCTCTCAAACAACTCAGCTATTAGTTCAGCAGATTTGTTTGACGAGCAGAAGAAACAAACTA GTAGCTCATACAGCCTGAGCAACGTGCTGCCCAGTGCTCCGGATATGACCCAGCTAAAGATGGGTGTCCGCTCTGTGGCTGGCAAACTGTCCGTCATGGCCAGTGGAGTGGTTTCAACTATACAG GATCGCTACAGCACATGA